Proteins from a single region of Scleropages formosus chromosome 24, fSclFor1.1, whole genome shotgun sequence:
- the LOC108936378 gene encoding cadherin-related family member 5-like has translation MATAPLITAANQCLGGQDIFAKVKENSPTGEFIANFSIVGDPGANTIRLCLTGEDADWFFLEGRTIRLNTSFSRTLDREVQGSVLIAALTCYEDETIQSEYRVMVEILNENDNKPIFLKTNIQSLDISELTSVNTVVFTVQARDADDDTIMYIIEKSLPDAIYFRIDLPNSGKVILAKPLDYETKTQLRLIIYAVEMNTKEKYNATTTVTVNVLDGDDQYPQFQPCTLFSQDKEEPICTNPVYTVNITEMEHDTMLYFSPGPIHAVDGDKGLGTPVLYTILSGADNGRFHIDNETGVITLTRPVENRLLTPIIRLRIMASQIDDPKKYTVATALIRVLAKNRFPPQFNRTLYKGFVMENSSPATLVSTYGNAVLVLQAIDLDFKDGVNPKVHYSLRQKPDDTKLFHVTQQGLLIAKTNQVQAFQKHVVEVLATDQESGDTANATVDIEVLQKGQQVPQSPFGEERLYGLDMDMNTLGGVAGMVLLLLLATCFGLLQLAKWRRERQDPADRASVAQGKHPNVASPGRPMPLIEEISYHNEAFSDFDVSVSTLYGKQGLYTKKENMPREREYSGDYDGSQFPSITAPAFTITEPPLRMVSPVTAYAGRARDKSTSKSVSFTDGFKLKATDINEGPPAEDEPADNQTSKEIQLKSEPMTLKTSRMLPPLQAVAFCESSVAVARTVEHRHMQDKLYGAKPTGGNAATMSWPKEHTDSEDDDYNNDADDDDGYKHEEEVEEVENPYKSLPL, from the exons ATGGCCACTGCGCCTCTGATTACTG CAGCAAATCAATGCCTTGGAGGTCAGGATATATTTgcaaaagttaaagaaaacagTCCCACCGGAGAATTCATAGCAAATTTTAGCATTGTGGGGGACCCGGGAGCCAATACCATCCGTTTGTGCCTCACCGGAGAGGATGCCGACTGGTTCTTCCTGGAAGGCAGAACAATCAGACTGAACACGTCTTTCTCACGGACGCTGGATCGAGAG GTCCAGGGATCTGTTTTAATAGCTGCATTAACATGCTATGAAGACGAAACAATACAG AGCGAATACAGAGTTATGGTTGAGATCCTCAATGAAAATGACAACAAGCCAATCTTCCtcaaaacaaacattcaatCTTTGGACATTAGTGAG CTGACTTCAGTGAACACAGTGGTATTCACTGTGCAGGCAAGAGACGCAGACGATGACACCATTATGTACATAATCGAAAAATCATTG CCTGATGCCATCTACTTCAGAATAGACCTGCCCAACAGCGGCAAAGTGATTCTGGCCAAACCGCTGGACTACGAGACCAAGACCCAACTGCGGTTAATCATTTATGCTGTG GAAATGAACACCAAGGAGAAGTACAACGCCACGACCACAGTAACAGTCAATGTCCTGGATGGAGATGACCAGTACCCACAGTTCCAGCCCTGTACCCTCTTCTCCCAAGACAAAGAAGAGCCCATCTGCACTAACCCAGTCTACACAGTGAACATCACAGAAATGGAGCAT GACACTATGTTATATTTTTCTCCTGGTCCTATTCATGCTGTGGATGGAGACAAGGGTTTGGGGACACCCGTGCTGTACACCATTTTATCAG GTGCTGACAATGGCAGGTTCCACATTGACAATGAAACTGGAGTGATAACGCTAACAAGGCCTGTGGAAAATAGACTCCTAACCCCAATAATCAGACTACGGATCATG GCCTCTCAGATTGATGACCCAAAGAAGTATACAGTGGCAACAGCTCTGATTCGAGTGCTAGCCAAGAACCGTTTCCCTCCGCAGTTCAACAGAACTTTGTACAAGGGCTTCGTCATGGAGAACAGCAGCCCTGCTACATTGGTCTCCACTTACGGGAACGCCGTCCTCGTGCTTCAAGCGATTGACCTCGACTTTAAAGAT GGAGTGAATCCGAAGGTCCACTACTCCCTGAGGCAAAAGCCAGATGACACAAAACTCTTTCATGTCACACAGCAGGGCCTTCTGATTGCCAAAACTAACCAGGTGCAAGCTTTTCAGAAACATGTTGTTGAG GTACTTGCAACAGACCAGGAATCAGGAGACACTGCAAATGCTACAGTTGATATTGAGGTTCTCCAGAAAGGTCAACAAG TCCCACAGAGCCCTTTCGGGGAGGAACGCCTCTACGGATTGGACATGGATATGAACACACTTGGAGGAGTTGCTGGAAtggtcctgctgctgttgcttgCCACCTGCTTTGGACTTCTACAGTTGGCAAAGTGGCGGAGGGAGAGACAGGACCCAGCAGACCGGGCCTCAGTTGCGCAAGGGAAGCACCCAAATGTG GCCAGCCCTGGGAGACCCATGCCTCTAATCGAAGAAATCTCTTATCACAATGAGGCATTCAGTGACTTTGATGTCTCTGTCTCCACCCTGTACGGCAAACAAGGATTATATactaaaaaggaaaacatgccACGTGAAAGGGAGTACAGCGGGGACTACGACGGTTCACAGTTCCCCAGCATAACAGCACCTGCGTTCACGATAACTGAGCCTCCACTGAGAATGGTCTCACCGGTGACTGCATACGCAGGGAGAGCCCGCGACAAGTCAACCAGTAAGTCTGTCTCATTCACGGATGGGTTCAAACTGAAAGCGACGGATATCAACGAAGGCCCACCTGCTGAAGATGAGCCCGCAGACAATCAAACTTCCAAAGAGATTCAGCTGAAAAGCGAGCCCATGACCCTGAAGACAAGCCGCATGCTGCCTCCACTGCAGGCTGTGGCTTTCTGTGAGTCGAGCGTAGCAGTAGCAAGGACTGtggaacacagacacatgcaggaTAAACTTTATGGAGCAAAGCCTACTGGCGGAAATGCTGCCACAATGTCATGGCCAAAAGAGCACACAGACAGCGAGGATGACGATTATAACAATGACGCAGACGATGACGATGGTTATAAACAtgaagaggaggtggaggaagttGAAAACCCATATAAGTCCTTGCCACTGTGA